The genomic interval ACCAGCGGCGCGGCGAATGCCTTCTGCCGGCGATGCGCATGCGCCGAACGCGGTTCGTCCGGCGAGCGGGCGCTGGCGAGGTCGACCAGCAGGTCGCCGAGCGAGCCACGCGCATCGCCGCGAATCGTCACGAAGCGCCAGGGACGCAGATTGCCGTGATCCGGTGCGCGCAAGGCGGCGTCGAAAATCAGGTCGAGTTCGGCGTCCGCGGGACCGGGCTCGGTCAGCGGCCATTGCGATTGACGCGACAGTAGAACGTCGAGCGCCGCCGAAGCTTTCGGGCCGTCGCCGGTGGCAGGCTTCACCGCCGTTGGACTCTGGCTGTCGGTCGTGGGGCGGCTGATGTCTAGGGTCGTCATGATTTTGGGTTCGGCTGATGGTATGGGCTGAATAATGGGCTAATTTGCTAGTAAATGCAAATCATTCGCATTTAGAAGGGCGTATTTGTGATTGTGTTTTGCGCGCCTCCCGTGCTCGACGACGCACGCGCGCGGCATCTACAGTCGAGCCGCGTAATCCCTTATCGCAACTAACGGTCAACCGCGCCCGGCGCCCCCGGATATGATGACGAGGTGCCGGTTTCAGCCTTTTTGGCAAAAGCGGCTTGCAGCCTCCTTGCCCACTTTCGACCGCCCATGCCGACAAAAACACTCGACGCCGCATCGACTTCCGAGGCCACCGAAGCTACCGAAGCCGCCGAAGCAGCGCAACGCCTCCCCACGCTGATGCTCGCCGCGTCGCTATCGCTGGGCAGCGCAATCGCGCTCGGACTCGCCCGCTTCGCCTACGCGCTGCTGTTGCCGTCGATGAAACTCGACCTCGGGTGGAGTTTCGCCCAAGCCGGCGCGATGAATACGGCCAACGCGCTGGGTTATCTGCTTGGCGCGCTGGCTTTTCCGCGCCTCGCGCGCCGCTGGTCGGCCGGCGCAGTGTTCAGCGGCGGTTGCGTGGCGACCGCGCTGCTGATGGCGGGCAGCGGCTTGCTTGCCGACACGAACGCGCTGCTCGCCTTGCGCGTGATTACCGGCGTGAGCAGCGCGGCGATTTTCATCAGCGGCGGCGTGTTGGCCGCGCGGCTTGCATCGGCGAGACCGCACGATGCGGGGCTCGTCCTCGGCTTGTATTACGGCGGTACAGGGTGGGGGATCGTGGCGTCGTCGGTGCTGGTGCCGTTGACCATCTTCAACGTCGCGCACGGCTGGCAGTACGCGTGGTTCGCACTCGCGCTCGCGTGTGCGGTGCTCGCGGCGGTGGCCGTCGGCGCGGCGCGAAAAATCGAGCGCGTGCACGCGATGGCGTCATCGGCCGCGCAATCACTCGGCGCCGCCGATGCACCCCGCTGGCCGCGCTTCAGTCTCGCGCTGGCGGGCTATACGTTGTTCGGCGTCGGCTATATCGGCTACATGACGTTTATCGTCGCGCTGTTGCGCAATGCGGGCATGAGCGCGGCTGTCGTCACGTGCTTCTATCTGCTGCTCGGTGTGGCGACCGTGGTCTCGGCGCGCGTGTGGTCAGGACTGCTCGACCGCATGCGCGGCGGCCAGGCGCTCGCAGTGCTGAATGCTTTGCTCGCGATCGCGACGTTGTTGCCCGCGCTCTTCACTCAGCCATGGGTGGCGTTGGTATCTGGCGTATTGTTCGGCGCGACGTTTCTCTCCGCCGTGGCGTCGACCACGGCTTTCGTGCGCCACAATCTGCCCGCGAGTCATTGGGCCAAAGGCATCAGCGCGTTCACGATCGTGTTCGCGTTCGGACAGATCGTCGGACCGATGGTGATCGGCTGGGTCTCGGACGGCGCGGGTCTCGCGCGCGGGCTGGTTTATTCCGCGCTGCTGCTCGCGGCGGGCGCGGTGTTGGCAGCGTGTCAGAAGCCGTTGCGCTGAGTGTGACTCCGCGCATTCAGGCCCGTGTGCTGCGCGTTTTCACACCTGCACGGACGGGATGCTCTTCATGCAACGCAAGGCAAACATCGAACGGCTATGCCGGATGCCGGCGATCTTGTAGAGCTTCTCACGCAGGAACCGCTCGTAGCCTGCCGTACCGTCGACCGCCACCTTCACCAGGTAGTCGTAGTCGCCCGATACGAGATACGCCTCCAGCACTTCGGTTAGCGTCGCCAGTTCGGCGCCGAAGCGGGCGAGCGCGTCGTCGTCGTGACGGTCGAGCGTGACTTCGAGCAGGACGATGTCCGCGAAGCCGAGCTTCTGCTGATCGAGCAGCGCCACGTAGCCGCGGATATACCCCTCGGTTTCCAATTGACGCGTGCGATTCCAACACGCGGTAGTCGACATGCCGACCAGCTCCGCTAATTCGGCATTGCTCAAGCGCGCGTTCTTTTGCAACTCGCGCATGATCTTGCGATCCTGGTTGTCGAGCGGGCGATTTCGGATGGTTGCGACCGTCACTGGAAGTTTCTCCCTGAAAACTGCATTCTAAAGGAAGATCGTCCCGACATCGTGGGGCAAGCCTATTGCTTTAAGAAGCCTATCCAGCCGGCGTCCCGGTATATTTTCAGGGTGCATTCATGCCCGGGACAACCGTCCGGGCCGCGAGCCTCGCGCCCACGGCCCTGCGCGGCCAAAAGCTGCCATCCGGTGTCTCGCCGCCTTTTTACAGGAAGGCTGCACGCGAGCCAATTGCGGCGTTACCAGCGCCGTAAGACGCGCTCGCCCGGGCATGGATGCATGTTCCTCGCCGAATGCTTGTCAGCATGACCGTCTGCGCGACTGGGATCCGCGACCCGCATAGACGCTGCGGTGCGCTGAGAAGCGACGTGCGGCCGCTCAATCAACCTCGTTTGATCGGCGCTTTGGCCGCGCTCTGTACCGCGACATTGCGATAGACGTCACGGCAAAATTGCATGCCGCCTTGATGCGCGCCGTTGACACCCGCCGCGATGCGTACTGTTCCCTCCACATGCAGAGGTGCTGGCGGATTGACGATAGCGGCGTCGATCGCGAACGGATCGGAAGGCGATGCCCGCATGATGCCGATGCCCTTGATCGTCACGGCAAGGCAAGGGTCGGGGACTTGCGGATCATGGCCGGCCGCGACGTCGAAGTTGATGTTCAACGTCCAGAAGCCCTCGTGAATATCCTGATGAATAATGACCGCCTTCACCACATCCTGGTGTGACAGCGTGTATTCGTTGCTTGCCATCGCTCCCTCCTTGCTCGACGCATGCTGAGCGTACGTGTGCAGAAATGGCATTTTGCGCGGACTAGGGAAGGTTAGTTTTACGCGCCATTCCTCGCCGTGCAAGCGGAAAGATACGTGTGTCCATAAGTTGGCAAACGCGCAATGCGCAGACGCGCGAAAGGCGACGCCCGGACGCTGGCGTCGCCTTTCGCGCCGTAGCCGGATAAGCCGCGGCGCAGTAGAACAAGCCTCCGATCAACCGCGCATGCAAGTACCTGGCAACGGTTAATGGAAGATGAGGTACAGGATAACCAGTACGATCAACGGGACGCCAAGCAACCAGCCGAGAAGGTAAGGCATGATGTGATCTCCTTTCGTGTCGAGGTTTGAATACGAAAGTGATTGAGCATCCGGCGTGCCTGACGTGCCGCGTTGGGTCTTCGGCATCGCCATGGCAACCTCAAGCCGACATCAAGGCAAATTCTCCCGCAGAATGATGCTGAATTGCACGGGCTTCACGTCGCTCATCGCATCGCGCTTCTCGCGCACGTTGCGGAAAATACGCAGACAATTTCCCACCATAGCCTGCGGCGTTTGCGTGATCAACGCATCCATGGTGCCGTCGATCAGCAACGCTCGCGTGTCGGGCGTCAAGCCATGCCCGACAAACAGAATCTTCTGCTCAGAACGCGCCTCGACAATCGCGCGCGCCACGCCATCCGATCCGCCGCCGCTGTTGTAAATGCCGGCAAGATCGGGATGCTGTTCAAGCAGCTTGCGCGTCTGCATATAGTTGCGCTCGCTATCGTCGTGCCCTTCGCGTAGGCCGATCACGCGCACTTGTGGGAACGTCGATTCGATCAAATGCAGAAAACCGATCTCGCGTTCTTCATGCCCGCGATAGTTGAGGCTGCCGGCGAGCATCGCGATCTTTCCGCTAGGGCGCGGGCCCATGAAGCGCCCGAGCAGCAACGCCGCCGTGCGTCCCGCCGATCGATTGTCGATGCCCACATAAGCGAGCCGTCGCGCATTCGATAGGTCAGAAATCAGCGTGATGGCCGGCACGCCCTGATCCGCCAACGCATTTACGGCGTCGCGCACAACGGGATGTTCGAGCGCCATGAACACGACGCCATCCGCACGCTGCCCGTAATGCAACAGACGGTCGGCCAATTCCTTCGGGTTGAAACTCTCGACGTAGTGCACGCGGCACTTCATGTCCAGCGCGTTCCACTGATCGTGTGCGAAGTCGATGTAGTCGCCGAGCATATGCAAATAGCGATTGGTGCCGGCAGGCAGCAGGAACGCGATGCGCATCGGCTTCGAGGCGGGCACGACGGGCGCCTCTGGCGTGAGCAGATAGCCGAGTTGGGCGGCCGCTTGCAGCACGCGTTGCGCCGTCACCGCACGCACGCCTTCACGGCCATTGAGCACACGATCCACCGTGGCGGTCGACACACCGGCGGCGCGCGCAATGTCGGGAATGCGGGCACGCGCGGCGGCGTTGAGGAGAAGCGTATCGGACATGGCAGTCCTTCCTTCGCAGAACGGAAGTCCATCAAAAAACATCAAGCTCGCGGTTTGACAGCGTTGGCCGCGCCCGCCTAGTCTTGCAGCTATCACACGACGTCGCGACACCGGTGACTATAAATCAAGGTGTAGCGAGCGGACGATGATGGTTTTTGATGGATTCGACAGTCACATCAATTATAAGCAAGGAGACGCTCAAATGACCAACCTCGCGAGACGCACCCTGTTGCGTGCGGCGGCCGCTGTGCCGGTAGCCGGCGCGCTGGGCTTTCCGGCAATCGTGCGCGCGGCGTCCGGCCCGGAGTTCGTGTTCAAGTACGGCAACAACCTGCCGCTTACGCATCCGCTGAACGTGCGCTCGCAAGAGGCCGCGAATCAGATCAAGGAGGCGTCGAAAGGGCGCATGGAGATCCGGATATTCCCTAACAACCAGTTGGGCGGCGACACCGACATGCTCGCGCAGGTGCGCAGCGGCGGCATCGAAATGTTCACGCCGTCGGCGTTGGTGGTGTCGACGCTCGCACCGTCGGTTGCGATCAACGCGGTGGGCTTCGCGTTCAGCGACTACAACCAGGTCTGGGGCGCCATGGACGGCAAGCTCGGCGCATACGTGCGCGCCGCGATGCAGAAGGCCGGGCTCGAATCGTTCGAAAAGATGTGGGACAACGGCTTTCGTCAAACCACCACGAGCAATGGTCCCATTACGAGTGCGCAGACCATGCGCGGTCTGAAGATTCGCGTGCCGGTGAGTCCGCTGAGCATCGATATGTTCAAGGGACTCGGCGCTTCGCCGACCAGCCTGCAATTCAGCGAGGTCTATTCGTCGCTGCAAACGCATATCGTCGATGCGCAGGAAAATCCGCTGCCGATCGTGCAGGTCGCGAAACTCTACGAAGTGCAGAAGTACTGCTCGCTCACCAATCACATGTGGGACGGCTACTGGTTCGTGCTGAACCCGCGCGCCTGGCAGCGCTTGCCGAAGGATCTGCAGGGCATTGCC from Paraburkholderia phytofirmans PsJN carries:
- a CDS encoding nitroreductase family protein; its protein translation is MTTLDISRPTTDSQSPTAVKPATGDGPKASAALDVLLSRQSQWPLTEPGPADAELDLIFDAALRAPDHGNLRPWRFVTIRGDARGSLGDLLVDLASARSPDEPRSAHAHRRQKAFAAPLVIALGAAISAHPKVPEIEQLLAAGAAAMNMLNAIHALGYGGFWSTGPDSYEARLHDALGFAPNERLLGFIFVGTPKTPGQAPTRPARSAHVREWQPTQPAQN
- a CDS encoding YbfB/YjiJ family MFS transporter, yielding MPTKTLDAASTSEATEATEAAEAAQRLPTLMLAASLSLGSAIALGLARFAYALLLPSMKLDLGWSFAQAGAMNTANALGYLLGALAFPRLARRWSAGAVFSGGCVATALLMAGSGLLADTNALLALRVITGVSSAAIFISGGVLAARLASARPHDAGLVLGLYYGGTGWGIVASSVLVPLTIFNVAHGWQYAWFALALACAVLAAVAVGAARKIERVHAMASSAAQSLGAADAPRWPRFSLALAGYTLFGVGYIGYMTFIVALLRNAGMSAAVVTCFYLLLGVATVVSARVWSGLLDRMRGGQALAVLNALLAIATLLPALFTQPWVALVSGVLFGATFLSAVASTTAFVRHNLPASHWAKGISAFTIVFAFGQIVGPMVIGWVSDGAGLARGLVYSALLLAAGAVLAACQKPLR
- a CDS encoding Lrp/AsnC family transcriptional regulator is translated as MTVATIRNRPLDNQDRKIMRELQKNARLSNAELAELVGMSTTACWNRTRQLETEGYIRGYVALLDQQKLGFADIVLLEVTLDRHDDDALARFGAELATLTEVLEAYLVSGDYDYLVKVAVDGTAGYERFLREKLYKIAGIRHSRSMFALRCMKSIPSVQV
- a CDS encoding LacI family DNA-binding transcriptional regulator, whose translation is MSDTLLLNAAARARIPDIARAAGVSTATVDRVLNGREGVRAVTAQRVLQAAAQLGYLLTPEAPVVPASKPMRIAFLLPAGTNRYLHMLGDYIDFAHDQWNALDMKCRVHYVESFNPKELADRLLHYGQRADGVVFMALEHPVVRDAVNALADQGVPAITLISDLSNARRLAYVGIDNRSAGRTAALLLGRFMGPRPSGKIAMLAGSLNYRGHEEREIGFLHLIESTFPQVRVIGLREGHDDSERNYMQTRKLLEQHPDLAGIYNSGGGSDGVARAIVEARSEQKILFVGHGLTPDTRALLIDGTMDALITQTPQAMVGNCLRIFRNVREKRDAMSDVKPVQFSIILRENLP
- a CDS encoding TRAP transporter substrate-binding protein; its protein translation is MTNLARRTLLRAAAAVPVAGALGFPAIVRAASGPEFVFKYGNNLPLTHPLNVRSQEAANQIKEASKGRMEIRIFPNNQLGGDTDMLAQVRSGGIEMFTPSALVVSTLAPSVAINAVGFAFSDYNQVWGAMDGKLGAYVRAAMQKAGLESFEKMWDNGFRQTTTSNGPITSAQTMRGLKIRVPVSPLSIDMFKGLGASPTSLQFSEVYSSLQTHIVDAQENPLPIVQVAKLYEVQKYCSLTNHMWDGYWFVLNPRAWQRLPKDLQGIASDAFNQSALKQREDVRKLNDAAVADLQSKGLSINRPTPDTFRAALRQAGFYAEWKSKFGNQAWDLLEQSVGKLA